A window of the Roseburia sp. 831b genome harbors these coding sequences:
- the nifU gene encoding Fe-S cluster assembly scaffold protein NifU, with amino-acid sequence MYSEKVMDHFNNPRNVGEMENPSGVGTVGNAKCGDIMRMYLDIDDNGIIQEAKFKTFGCGAAVATSSMATELVKGKTIQEALEVTNKAVMEALDGLPPVKVHCSLLAEEAIHAALWDYAERNHIKIEGLEKPVNDISEKEEEEEY; translated from the coding sequence ATGTATAGCGAAAAAGTAATGGATCATTTTAATAACCCAAGAAACGTAGGCGAGATGGAGAACCCAAGTGGTGTGGGAACTGTCGGAAACGCAAAATGCGGAGATATCATGAGAATGTATCTGGATATCGACGACAACGGAATTATCCAGGAAGCAAAATTTAAGACCTTTGGCTGCGGTGCAGCAGTTGCAACCAGCAGTATGGCGACAGAGCTTGTAAAAGGAAAAACAATCCAGGAAGCACTTGAAGTTACCAACAAAGCGGTTATGGAAGCATTAGACGGACTTCCACCAGTGAAAGTACACTGTTCCCTTTTGGCAGAGGAAGCAATCCACGCAGCACTTTGGGATTACGCAGAAAGAAACCACATTAAGATTGAAGGATTGGAAAAACCAGTCAACGATATCAGTGAAAAAGAAGAAGAGGAAGAATATTAA
- the cysK gene encoding cysteine synthase A produces MSNIFKGTLGLIGNTPLVEVTNIERKYQLEATVVAKLEYFNPAGSVKDRAAYYMIKDAEEKGLLKPGSVIIEPTSGNTGIGLASIAAAKGYRVILTMPETMSVERRNILKAYGAEIVLTEGAKGMKGAIAKAEELAKETPDSFIPSQFSNQANAQAHRETTGPEIWNDTDGKVDIFVAGVGTGGTVTGVGEYLKSKNPDIKIVAVEPETSPVLSKGVSGGHKIQGIGAGFVPEVLNTKIYDEVFPVSNEAAFQIGKEIAKSEGILVGISSGAALYAAIELAKRPTNKGKTIVALLPDSGDRYYSTALFTE; encoded by the coding sequence ATGTCTAATATTTTTAAAGGAACACTTGGCTTAATTGGAAATACGCCATTAGTAGAAGTGACTAACATTGAGAGAAAATATCAGTTAGAGGCAACGGTTGTTGCAAAATTAGAGTATTTTAACCCGGCGGGAAGCGTCAAAGACCGTGCAGCTTACTACATGATTAAAGATGCAGAGGAAAAAGGTCTTTTAAAACCAGGTTCTGTTATCATCGAGCCAACATCCGGTAATACCGGAATCGGTCTTGCATCCATTGCAGCAGCAAAAGGATACCGTGTCATTTTGACAATGCCGGAGACCATGAGTGTGGAACGTCGTAATATTTTAAAAGCTTACGGTGCAGAGATTGTCTTGACAGAGGGAGCAAAAGGAATGAAGGGTGCCATTGCCAAGGCAGAAGAACTTGCAAAAGAGACACCAGACAGCTTCATCCCATCCCAGTTCTCCAACCAGGCAAATGCACAGGCACATCGTGAGACAACAGGACCGGAAATCTGGAACGATACCGATGGCAAAGTAGACATCTTTGTCGCTGGTGTTGGTACCGGCGGAACCGTAACCGGTGTTGGTGAATATTTAAAATCCAAGAATCCGGATATTAAGATTGTTGCAGTAGAACCTGAGACATCCCCTGTTTTATCCAAAGGTGTCAGTGGTGGACATAAGATTCAGGGAATCGGTGCAGGATTTGTTCCAGAAGTTTTAAATACCAAGATTTACGATGAAGTTTTCCCGGTTTCCAATGAAGCTGCATTCCAGATTGGAAAAGAAATTGCAAAGAGCGAAGGAATTCTGGTAGGAATCTCATCCGGTGCTGCATTATATGCTGCAATCGAGCTTGCAAAACGTCCAACCAACAAAGGAAAGACCATTGTTGCATTATTGCCAGACAGCGGAGATCGTTATTACTCCACAGCTTTGTTTACCGAATAA